The Pongo abelii isolate AG06213 chromosome 20, NHGRI_mPonAbe1-v2.0_pri, whole genome shotgun sequence genome window below encodes:
- the LOC100452112 gene encoding zinc finger protein 486 isoform X7, which produces MLDVGPGGTCLCHGGKFLMNVMCSHFAQDLWPEQNIKDSFQKVILRKFEKCGHGNLHFKKGCGSVDECKVHKRGYNGLNQCLTTTQSKIFQCGKYVKVFHQFSNSKRHKRRHIEKKPLKYIEGEKAFNQSLTHTTHKKIDIGEKPYKYEECGKAFNQSSHLTAHKITHSREKPYKCEECGKVFKYFSTFTTHKKIHTGEKPYICEECGKTFKYTYTLTTHKIIHTGEQPYRCKECDKAFNHPATLSSHKKIHTGEKPYKCDKCGKAFISSSILSKHEKIHTGEKPYKCEECGKAFTRSSHLTMHKIIHTGEKPYKCEECGKTFTWSAGLHKHRRTHTGEKPYKCEECGKAYTTSSNLTEHKTTHTGEKPYKCKECGKAFNWSSDLNKHKRIHIGQKPRT; this is translated from the coding sequence tTATGTGTTCTCATTTTGCCCAAGACCTTTGGCCAGAGCAGAACataaaagattctttccaaaaaGTGATActgagaaaatttgaaaaatgtggACATGGcaatttacactttaaaaaagGCTGTGGAAGTGTGGATGAGTGTAAGGTACACAAAAGAGGTTATAATGGACTTAACCAATGTTTGACAACTACCCAGAGCAAAATATTTCAATGTGGTAAATATGTGAAAGTCTTTCATCAATTTTCAAATTCAAAGAGACATAAAAGAAGACATATTGAAAAAAAACCTTTGAAATATATAGAAGGTGAAAAAGCTTTTAACCAGTCCTTAACCCATACTACacataaaaaaattgatattggagagaaaccatacaaatatgaagaatgtggcaaagccttcaaCCAGTCCTCACACCTTACTGCACATAAGATAACTCATAGTAGAGAGaagccctacaaatgtgaagaatgtggcaaagtctTTAAGTACTTCTCTACCTTTACtacacataagaaaattcatactggagagaaaccctacatttgtgaagaatgtggcaaaacttTTAAGTACACCTATAcccttactacacataagataaTCCATACTGGAGAGCAACCCTACAGATGTAAAGAATGTGACAAAGCTTTTAACCATCCTGCAACTCTTTCttcacataagaaaattcatactggagagaaaccatacaaatgtgataaatgtggcaaagcctttattTCATCCTCGATCCTTAGTAAACATGAGAAGATTCATAcgggagagaaaccctacaaatgtgaagaatgtggcaaagccttcacCCGTTCCTCACACCTTACTAtgcataagataattcatactggagagaaaccatacaaatgtgaagaatgtggcaaaacctttACATGGTCTGCAGGCCTCCATAAACATAGGAgaactcatactggagagaaaccctacaaatgtgaagaatgtggcaaagcctatACTACATCCTCAAATCTAACTGAACATAAGAcaactcatactggagagaaaccttacaaatgtaaagaatgtggcaaagcttttaactggTCCTCAGACCTTAataaacataagagaattcatattgGACAGAAACCAAGAACGTGA
- the LOC100452112 gene encoding zinc finger protein 486 isoform X6, which translates to MKRHEMIANTPETEFCHVVQAGLELMGSSVMCSHFAQDLWPEQNIKDSFQKVILRKFEKCGHGNLHFKKGCGSVDECKVHKRGYNGLNQCLTTTQSKIFQCGKYVKVFHQFSNSKRHKRRHIEKKPLKYIEGEKAFNQSLTHTTHKKIDIGEKPYKYEECGKAFNQSSHLTAHKITHSREKPYKCEECGKVFKYFSTFTTHKKIHTGEKPYICEECGKTFKYTYTLTTHKIIHTGEQPYRCKECDKAFNHPATLSSHKKIHTGEKPYKCDKCGKAFISSSILSKHEKIHTGEKPYKCEECGKAFTRSSHLTMHKIIHTGEKPYKCEECGKTFTWSAGLHKHRRTHTGEKPYKCEECGKAYTTSSNLTEHKTTHTGEKPYKCKECGKAFNWSSDLNKHKRIHIGQKPRT; encoded by the coding sequence tTATGTGTTCTCATTTTGCCCAAGACCTTTGGCCAGAGCAGAACataaaagattctttccaaaaaGTGATActgagaaaatttgaaaaatgtggACATGGcaatttacactttaaaaaagGCTGTGGAAGTGTGGATGAGTGTAAGGTACACAAAAGAGGTTATAATGGACTTAACCAATGTTTGACAACTACCCAGAGCAAAATATTTCAATGTGGTAAATATGTGAAAGTCTTTCATCAATTTTCAAATTCAAAGAGACATAAAAGAAGACATATTGAAAAAAAACCTTTGAAATATATAGAAGGTGAAAAAGCTTTTAACCAGTCCTTAACCCATACTACacataaaaaaattgatattggagagaaaccatacaaatatgaagaatgtggcaaagccttcaaCCAGTCCTCACACCTTACTGCACATAAGATAACTCATAGTAGAGAGaagccctacaaatgtgaagaatgtggcaaagtctTTAAGTACTTCTCTACCTTTACtacacataagaaaattcatactggagagaaaccctacatttgtgaagaatgtggcaaaacttTTAAGTACACCTATAcccttactacacataagataaTCCATACTGGAGAGCAACCCTACAGATGTAAAGAATGTGACAAAGCTTTTAACCATCCTGCAACTCTTTCttcacataagaaaattcatactggagagaaaccatacaaatgtgataaatgtggcaaagcctttattTCATCCTCGATCCTTAGTAAACATGAGAAGATTCATAcgggagagaaaccctacaaatgtgaagaatgtggcaaagccttcacCCGTTCCTCACACCTTACTAtgcataagataattcatactggagagaaaccatacaaatgtgaagaatgtggcaaaacctttACATGGTCTGCAGGCCTCCATAAACATAGGAgaactcatactggagagaaaccctacaaatgtgaagaatgtggcaaagcctatACTACATCCTCAAATCTAACTGAACATAAGAcaactcatactggagagaaaccttacaaatgtaaagaatgtggcaaagcttttaactggTCCTCAGACCTTAataaacataagagaattcatattgGACAGAAACCAAGAACGTGA
- the LOC100452112 gene encoding zinc finger protein 486 isoform X5: MLDVGPGGTCLCHGGKFLMNETEFCHVVQAGLELMGSSVMCSHFAQDLWPEQNIKDSFQKVILRKFEKCGHGNLHFKKGCGSVDECKVHKRGYNGLNQCLTTTQSKIFQCGKYVKVFHQFSNSKRHKRRHIEKKPLKYIEGEKAFNQSLTHTTHKKIDIGEKPYKYEECGKAFNQSSHLTAHKITHSREKPYKCEECGKVFKYFSTFTTHKKIHTGEKPYICEECGKTFKYTYTLTTHKIIHTGEQPYRCKECDKAFNHPATLSSHKKIHTGEKPYKCDKCGKAFISSSILSKHEKIHTGEKPYKCEECGKAFTRSSHLTMHKIIHTGEKPYKCEECGKTFTWSAGLHKHRRTHTGEKPYKCEECGKAYTTSSNLTEHKTTHTGEKPYKCKECGKAFNWSSDLNKHKRIHIGQKPRT, translated from the coding sequence tTATGTGTTCTCATTTTGCCCAAGACCTTTGGCCAGAGCAGAACataaaagattctttccaaaaaGTGATActgagaaaatttgaaaaatgtggACATGGcaatttacactttaaaaaagGCTGTGGAAGTGTGGATGAGTGTAAGGTACACAAAAGAGGTTATAATGGACTTAACCAATGTTTGACAACTACCCAGAGCAAAATATTTCAATGTGGTAAATATGTGAAAGTCTTTCATCAATTTTCAAATTCAAAGAGACATAAAAGAAGACATATTGAAAAAAAACCTTTGAAATATATAGAAGGTGAAAAAGCTTTTAACCAGTCCTTAACCCATACTACacataaaaaaattgatattggagagaaaccatacaaatatgaagaatgtggcaaagccttcaaCCAGTCCTCACACCTTACTGCACATAAGATAACTCATAGTAGAGAGaagccctacaaatgtgaagaatgtggcaaagtctTTAAGTACTTCTCTACCTTTACtacacataagaaaattcatactggagagaaaccctacatttgtgaagaatgtggcaaaacttTTAAGTACACCTATAcccttactacacataagataaTCCATACTGGAGAGCAACCCTACAGATGTAAAGAATGTGACAAAGCTTTTAACCATCCTGCAACTCTTTCttcacataagaaaattcatactggagagaaaccatacaaatgtgataaatgtggcaaagcctttattTCATCCTCGATCCTTAGTAAACATGAGAAGATTCATAcgggagagaaaccctacaaatgtgaagaatgtggcaaagccttcacCCGTTCCTCACACCTTACTAtgcataagataattcatactggagagaaaccatacaaatgtgaagaatgtggcaaaacctttACATGGTCTGCAGGCCTCCATAAACATAGGAgaactcatactggagagaaaccctacaaatgtgaagaatgtggcaaagcctatACTACATCCTCAAATCTAACTGAACATAAGAcaactcatactggagagaaaccttacaaatgtaaagaatgtggcaaagcttttaactggTCCTCAGACCTTAataaacataagagaattcatattgGACAGAAACCAAGAACGTGA
- the LOC100452112 gene encoding zinc finger protein 486 isoform X8 encodes MKRHEMIANTPVMCSHFAQDLWPEQNIKDSFQKVILRKFEKCGHGNLHFKKGCGSVDECKVHKRGYNGLNQCLTTTQSKIFQCGKYVKVFHQFSNSKRHKRRHIEKKPLKYIEGEKAFNQSLTHTTHKKIDIGEKPYKYEECGKAFNQSSHLTAHKITHSREKPYKCEECGKVFKYFSTFTTHKKIHTGEKPYICEECGKTFKYTYTLTTHKIIHTGEQPYRCKECDKAFNHPATLSSHKKIHTGEKPYKCDKCGKAFISSSILSKHEKIHTGEKPYKCEECGKAFTRSSHLTMHKIIHTGEKPYKCEECGKTFTWSAGLHKHRRTHTGEKPYKCEECGKAYTTSSNLTEHKTTHTGEKPYKCKECGKAFNWSSDLNKHKRIHIGQKPRT; translated from the coding sequence tTATGTGTTCTCATTTTGCCCAAGACCTTTGGCCAGAGCAGAACataaaagattctttccaaaaaGTGATActgagaaaatttgaaaaatgtggACATGGcaatttacactttaaaaaagGCTGTGGAAGTGTGGATGAGTGTAAGGTACACAAAAGAGGTTATAATGGACTTAACCAATGTTTGACAACTACCCAGAGCAAAATATTTCAATGTGGTAAATATGTGAAAGTCTTTCATCAATTTTCAAATTCAAAGAGACATAAAAGAAGACATATTGAAAAAAAACCTTTGAAATATATAGAAGGTGAAAAAGCTTTTAACCAGTCCTTAACCCATACTACacataaaaaaattgatattggagagaaaccatacaaatatgaagaatgtggcaaagccttcaaCCAGTCCTCACACCTTACTGCACATAAGATAACTCATAGTAGAGAGaagccctacaaatgtgaagaatgtggcaaagtctTTAAGTACTTCTCTACCTTTACtacacataagaaaattcatactggagagaaaccctacatttgtgaagaatgtggcaaaacttTTAAGTACACCTATAcccttactacacataagataaTCCATACTGGAGAGCAACCCTACAGATGTAAAGAATGTGACAAAGCTTTTAACCATCCTGCAACTCTTTCttcacataagaaaattcatactggagagaaaccatacaaatgtgataaatgtggcaaagcctttattTCATCCTCGATCCTTAGTAAACATGAGAAGATTCATAcgggagagaaaccctacaaatgtgaagaatgtggcaaagccttcacCCGTTCCTCACACCTTACTAtgcataagataattcatactggagagaaaccatacaaatgtgaagaatgtggcaaaacctttACATGGTCTGCAGGCCTCCATAAACATAGGAgaactcatactggagagaaaccctacaaatgtgaagaatgtggcaaagcctatACTACATCCTCAAATCTAACTGAACATAAGAcaactcatactggagagaaaccttacaaatgtaaagaatgtggcaaagcttttaactggTCCTCAGACCTTAataaacataagagaattcatattgGACAGAAACCAAGAACGTGA